One window of Magallana gigas chromosome 2, xbMagGiga1.1, whole genome shotgun sequence genomic DNA carries:
- the LOC105345004 gene encoding uncharacterized protein codes for MSGEWQHGLFGCFDNFSLCLISYFVPCYQFGKNAEAVGESCLLCGLALLVPLVDLWAVISIRGKIRESKGIQGSLVGDLLTWCVCPLCALVQESQELQGMSPQAMARE; via the coding sequence ATGTCTGGGGAATGGCAGCATGGATTATTCGGATGCTTTGATAATTTCAGCTTGTGTTTGATCTCTTACTTTGTGCCGTGCTACCAGTTCGGGAAGAATGCTGAGGCGGTGGGGGAGTCCTGTCTGCTGTGTGGCCTAGCTCTCCTCGTCCCCCTCGTGGATTTGTGGGCAGTCATCAGTATTCGAGGGAAAATCCGCGAGTCTAAAGGAATTCAAGGAAGCTTGGTGGGGGACTTATTGACTTGGTGCGTTTGTCCCCTGTGTGCCTTGGTTCAAGAGTCCCAGGAGTTGCAGGGAATGAGCCCCCAGGCCATGGCCCGGGAGTAG